A DNA window from Camelina sativa cultivar DH55 chromosome 17, Cs, whole genome shotgun sequence contains the following coding sequences:
- the LOC104756010 gene encoding uncharacterized membrane protein At1g16860, whose product MGSRYPSHQLSNGLFVSGRPEQPKERPPTMSAVAMPYTGGDIKRSGELGKMFDIPTDGTKSRKSGPITGAPSRSGSFAGTAQSGPGAPIATGRMSGSLASAGSVSMKKTNSGPLSKHGEPLKKSSGPQSGGGTRQNSGPIPILPATGLITSGPITSGPLNSSGAPRKVSGPLDSSGLMKSHMPSVVHNQAVTTLGPEDDFSCLKSFPKPVLWLVVLIFVMGFLAGGFILGAVHNPILLVVVAILFIVVAALFIWNMCWGRRGITDFIARYPDADLRTAKNGQYVKVTGVVTCGNVPLESSFQSVPRCVYTSTCLYEYRGWGSKPANSSHRHFTWGLRSSERHVVDFYISDFQSGLRALVKTGSGAKVTPLVDDSAVIDFKQGSEQVSPDFVRWLNKKNLTSDDRIMRLKEGYIKEGSTVSVIGVVQRNDNVLMIVPSSEPLAAGWQWRRCTFPTSLEGIVLRCEDSSNVDAIPV is encoded by the exons ATGGGTTCGAGATACCCATCTCATCAGCTCAGCAATGGGCTATTTGTGTCTGGTCGCCCTGAGCAACCCAAAGAACGTCCTCCAACCATGAGCGCAGTAGCCATGCCTTACACGGGTGGCGATATCAAGAGATCAGGAGAATTGGGGAAGATGTTTGATATTCCAACAGATGGGACTAAGTCAAGGAAGTCTGGCCCCATAACTGGTGCTCCTTCAAGATCTGGCTCATTTGCAGGAACTGCTCAATCTGGTCCAGGTGCTCCTATTGCCACTGGCCGTATGTCTGGCTCTTTAGCTTCTGCTGGTTCTGTTTCAATGAAGAAAACCAACTCTGGACCTTTATCTAAGCATGGAGAGCCTTTGAAGAAATCATCTGGACCTCAATCTGGTGGTGGAACACGACAAAATTCCGGACCTATTCCTATTCTCCCAGCTACAGGTCTCATTACCTCTGGGCCTATTACGTCAGGTCCTCTGAATTCATCTGGGGCACCCAGGAAGGTTTCTGGTCCTCTAGATTCTTCTGGTTTGATGAAGTCACATATGCCTTCTGTTGTCCATAACCAGGCGGTAACTACCCTTGGTCCAGAAGATGACTTTTCCTGCTTGAAGAGCTTCCCAAAGCCTGTGCTGTGGTTGGTTGTTCTTATATTCGTAATGGGGTTCCTTGCCGGAGGCTTCATTCTTGGAGCAGTTCACAACCCAATTCTCCTCGTTGTTGTCGCCATCTTGTTCATAGTTGTTGCTGCGCTTTTTATTTGGAATATGTGTTGGGGGAGACGTGGTATCACCGATTTCATTGCTCGTTATCCTGATGCTGATCTTAGAACCGCCAAAAATGGTCAGTACGTGAAGGTCACTGGG GTGGTTACTTGTGGTAATGTACCCCTTGAGTCATCCTTCCAAAGTGTTCCCAGATGTGTGTACACGTCGACATGTCTTTACGAGTATCGTGGATGGGGTTCAAAACCAGCCAATTCTTCCCATCGTCACTTCACGTGGGGACTGCGGTCATCAGAG AGACATGTGGTGGACTTCTACATTTCTGATTTTCAGTCTGGTCTCAGAGCCTTAGTCAAAACCGGAAGCGGTGCAAAGGTAACACCTCTTGTAGATGATTCTGCTGTCATCGATTTTAAGCAAGGAAGCGAGCAAGTGTCTCCCGATTTTGTTCGATGGTTAAACAAGAAGAATCTAACAAGCGATGATCGAATAATGCGGCTCAAAGAAGG GTATATAAAAGAAGGAAGCACAGTGAGTGTGATTGGAGTGGTGCAGAGAAACGATAATGTGTTAATGATAGTTCCCTCATCTGAGCCACTTGCAGCTGGTTGGCAATGGAGGAGATGTACATTCCCTACAAGTCTTGAAGGAATCGTATTGAGATGTGAAGACTCATCGAACGTTGATGCCATACCGGTttga
- the LOC104756013 gene encoding ACT domain-containing protein ACR11 isoform X2, whose translation MAAAMASASGSALCFTDVSTSRALCFAPRRTITFGFVDKSLVNLDQRLRLSNLKTRASNATAVENGSAADSDKVPTPVVIIDQDSDPDATVVEVTFGDRLGALLDTMSALKNLGLNVVKANVYLDSSGKHNKFAITKADSGRKVEDPELLEAIRLTVINNLLEFHPESSSQLAMGAAFGVLPPTEPIDVDIATHISIEDDGPDRSLLFIETADRPGLLVELVKIISDISVAVESGEFDTEGLLAKVKFHVSYKNKALIKPLQQVLTNSMRYFLRRPSTDESSF comes from the exons ATGGCTGCTGCTATGGCCTCTGCTTCTGGTTCTGCTCTTTGCTTCACTGATGTTTCTACCTCTCGAGCTCTCTGCTTTGCTCCTAGAAGAACAATTACgtttggttttgttgataaatCTCTTGTCAATCTCGACCAGCGATTAAG atTATCCAATTTGAAGACTCGAGCATCAAATGCTACTGCTGTGGAG AATGGAAGTGCGGCTGATTCTGATAAAGTACCAACTCCAGTTGTCATTATCGACCAAGATTCTGACCCTGATGCTACCGTTGTTGAAGTTACCTTTGGTGACCGTCTTGGTGCTCTTCTTGACACT ATGAGTGCTCTCAAGAACTTGGGCTTGAATGTCGTCAAGGCAAATGTTTACCTCGATTCTTCCGGGAAGCACAACAAATTTGCCATTACTAAAGC GGATAGTGGAAGAAAAGTAGAAGACCCTGAGTTGCTTGAGGCTATTCGTCTCACTGTCATAAACAATTTGCTTGAGTTTCATCCT GAATCCAGTTCTCAATTAGCAATGGGAGCAGCTTTTGGTGTTCTTCCTCCAACTGAACCg ATCGATGTGGACATAGCAACACATATAAGCATTGAAGATGATGGACCAGACCGCAG TTTACTCTTCATAGAAACAGCGGATAGACCTGGACTATTAGTTGAGCTGGTGAAGATCATTTCAGATATCAGCGTGGCTGTCGAATCTGGAGAATTCGATACTGAG GGTTTGCTGGCTAAGGTAAAGTTCCATGTAAGCTACAAGAACAAAGCCCTAATCAAGCCTCTCCAGCAG GTTCTTACTAATAGTATGAGGTACTTCTTGAGGCGTCCATCAACTGACGAGTCAAGTTTCTGA
- the LOC104756011 gene encoding uncharacterized protein LOC104756011 codes for MWRPLVRIAAGNLKLNRTSLILNDTVSHFSAPNSAAAVGTLLPSLDHAHRCFSSSKSTKSSITKTKKAEGKKSKPKGGGDPNAAGAEDGEFGAGGGDDLEAGRAKRLADDEKIPSLDVGPNGRPLFTPKGTTLSQLSHKDIGSYFKFDEAALEAVLPEGLASGIQDEFKESWRPALLVRKSFLSLRDNFRRLADPPMWPSDGKGVKLKKQIVLDGPVKCGKSIALAMLVHWARDEGWLVLYAPKGRDWTHGGYFYKNPHSGLWDTPLQAENILKDFVKFNESRLRELRCKIHDPIVLGEGAGVGYLKGADTMPVPEDSTLYDLVQMGIKSTHASVNVVVRLRKELSLVKDVPVLIAIDQYNSWFTFSEFEEPVTPRSCRPIHARELTTVNAFRSMMHEDMMVGAFSHSTAVGKLRKDLPDVPVDARLPFPRYSLEEAEAVCYYYLRQRLVRREVFTEENWKKIYYLANGNGAEMRWLVPFMR; via the exons ATGTGGAGGCCTCTCGTAAGAATCGCCGCCGGGAATCTCAAATTGAATCGGACTTCTTTAATTCTAAATGATACCGTTTCTCATTTCTCAGCGCCGAACTCAGCCGCCGCCGTGGGAACACTTCTCCCGAGTTTAGATCATGCGCATCGATGCTTTTCATCTTCCAAGAGCACGAAATCTTCAATCACCAAGACGAAGAAGGCTGAAGGCAAAAAATCCAAACCTAAAGGCGGAGGCGATCCAAATGCAGCCGGTGCCGAGGACGGAGAGTTTGGAGCCGGCGGTGGAGATGACCTTGAAGCCGGTCGAGCCAAGAGGTTAGCTGATGATGAGAAGATTCCTTCTCTAGATGTTGGTCCTAATGGAAGGCCTCTCTTTACTCCTAAAGGAACTACACTATCGCAGCTTTCTCATAAGGATATTGGCTCCTACTTCAAATTCGA TGAGGCAGCTTTGGAAGCAGTTTTGCCGGAGGGATTGGCTTCAGGGATTCAAGATGAGTTTAAGGAATCATGGAGACCTGCTTTGCTTGTGAGAAAAAGTTTCTTGTCTCTTAGAGATAATTTCAGACGCCTTGCTGATCCTCCCATGTGGCCAAGTGACGGTAAAG GTGTCAAACTTAAGAAACAGATTGTCTTGGATGGCCCTGTTAAATGTGGAAAGAGTATTGCTTTGGCGATGCTTGTTCACTGGGCACGTGACGAAGGCTGGCTAGTTTTATATGCTCCGAAAGGACGTGACTGGACTCATGGAGGTTACTTCTATAAGAATCCTCATTCAGGTTTATGGGATACTCCTCTGCAAGCTGAGAATATTCTCAAG GACTTTGTCAAGTTCAATGAATCCCGCTTAAGAGAGTTAAGGTGCAAAATACATGATCCCATCGTGCTTGGAGAAGGTGCGGGTGTAGGATACTTGAAAGGAGCAGATACTATGCCAGTTCCAGAGGATTCAACTCTGTATGACCTTGTGCAAATGGGGATTAAGAGCACTCATGCATCTGTTAATGTCGTCGTGCGACTTAGAAAAGAACTCTCACTCGTGAAAGATGTACCAGTGTTGATTGCAATTGATCAA TATAACAGTTGGTTTACATTCAGTGAGTTTGAGGAGCCTGTAACACCACGTTCTTGCCGACCTATACATGCCAGAGAACTTACAACG GTGAATGCTTTCAGAAGCATGATGCATGAAGATATGATGGTGGGTGCATTTTCACATTCAACAGCAGTGGGAAAACTACGTAAAGACTTGCCAGATGTTCCAGTTGATGCTCGTCTGCCTTTCCCACGTTATTctttggaagaagcagaagctgTCTGCTATTACTATCTTAG GCAAAGACTAGTTCGGCGTGAAGTATTCACAGAAGAAAACTGGAAGAAGATCTACTATTTGGCAAATGGAAATGGAGCTGAGATGCGTTGGTTAGTCCCTTTCATGCGTTGA
- the LOC104756013 gene encoding ACT domain-containing protein ACR11 isoform X1, whose amino-acid sequence MAAAMASASGSALCFTDVSTSRALCFAPRRTITFGFVDKSLVNLDQRLRLSNLKTRASNATAVEKNGSAADSDKVPTPVVIIDQDSDPDATVVEVTFGDRLGALLDTMSALKNLGLNVVKANVYLDSSGKHNKFAITKADSGRKVEDPELLEAIRLTVINNLLEFHPESSSQLAMGAAFGVLPPTEPIDVDIATHISIEDDGPDRSLLFIETADRPGLLVELVKIISDISVAVESGEFDTEGLLAKVKFHVSYKNKALIKPLQQVLTNSMRYFLRRPSTDESSF is encoded by the exons ATGGCTGCTGCTATGGCCTCTGCTTCTGGTTCTGCTCTTTGCTTCACTGATGTTTCTACCTCTCGAGCTCTCTGCTTTGCTCCTAGAAGAACAATTACgtttggttttgttgataaatCTCTTGTCAATCTCGACCAGCGATTAAG atTATCCAATTTGAAGACTCGAGCATCAAATGCTACTGCTGTGGAG AAGAATGGAAGTGCGGCTGATTCTGATAAAGTACCAACTCCAGTTGTCATTATCGACCAAGATTCTGACCCTGATGCTACCGTTGTTGAAGTTACCTTTGGTGACCGTCTTGGTGCTCTTCTTGACACT ATGAGTGCTCTCAAGAACTTGGGCTTGAATGTCGTCAAGGCAAATGTTTACCTCGATTCTTCCGGGAAGCACAACAAATTTGCCATTACTAAAGC GGATAGTGGAAGAAAAGTAGAAGACCCTGAGTTGCTTGAGGCTATTCGTCTCACTGTCATAAACAATTTGCTTGAGTTTCATCCT GAATCCAGTTCTCAATTAGCAATGGGAGCAGCTTTTGGTGTTCTTCCTCCAACTGAACCg ATCGATGTGGACATAGCAACACATATAAGCATTGAAGATGATGGACCAGACCGCAG TTTACTCTTCATAGAAACAGCGGATAGACCTGGACTATTAGTTGAGCTGGTGAAGATCATTTCAGATATCAGCGTGGCTGTCGAATCTGGAGAATTCGATACTGAG GGTTTGCTGGCTAAGGTAAAGTTCCATGTAAGCTACAAGAACAAAGCCCTAATCAAGCCTCTCCAGCAG GTTCTTACTAATAGTATGAGGTACTTCTTGAGGCGTCCATCAACTGACGAGTCAAGTTTCTGA
- the LOC104756014 gene encoding ubiquitin-conjugating enzyme E2 36, producing the protein MANSNLPRRIIKETQRLLSEPAPGISASPSEENMRYFNVMILGPTQSPYEGGVFKLELFLPEEYPMAAPKVRFLTKIYHPNIDKLGRICLDILKDKWSPALQIRTVLLSIQALLSAPNPDDPLSENIAKHWKSNEAEAVETAKEWTRLYASGA; encoded by the exons ATGGCCAATAGTAATCTTCCCCGAAGAATCATCAAG GAAACTCAACGTTTACTTAGTGAACCTG CTCCTGGGATAAGTGCGTCTCCATCAGAGGAAAATATGCGTTACTTCAATGTTATGATTCTTGGTCCTACTCAATCTCCTTATGAAG GAGGAGTTTTCAAGTTGGAGCTCTTTTTGCCTGAAGAATATCCTATGGCAGCTCCCAAG GTTAGGTTTCTCACCAAGATATACCATCCTAACATCGACAAG CTTGGAAGAATCTGTCTTGACATACTGAAAGACAAGTGGAGCCCTGCACTACAAATACGAACTGTGCTCTTGAG TATTCAAGCTCTTCTAAGTGCACCCAACCCAGATGATCCACTGTCTGAGAACATAGCTAAGCATTGGAAAAGTAATGAAGCAGAAGCTGTGGAAACAG CTAAGGAATGGACTCGTCTTTACGCAAGTGGTGCTTGA